A region from the Mycolicibacterium phlei genome encodes:
- the lmeA gene encoding mannan chain length control protein LmeA, which translates to MRKLVIGVLATVTAVVAAAVGTDFGAAIYAEYRLARSVRTAADLHNDPSVAILGFPFFTQARDRHYDEIEIRANGVDHPVVEKVSLEATLHSINVADASWLIGPDAKLPVGMAESRIIIDSTYIGRFMDIPDLLVEAPTRESNDSTGGTTESGISSPTGVVFTGTPRKADFHERVSVSVDLEVDGPDQTTLVMTATGVLTGPGTADQEVPEDKVDAVLAAFSGVMPGQRVPFGLTPTAWGARGSDLIIEAIAEDVTVALTQFNLR; encoded by the coding sequence ATCGGAGTCCTCGCGACGGTGACGGCGGTGGTCGCGGCGGCCGTCGGGACAGACTTCGGTGCGGCCATCTACGCGGAGTATCGCCTGGCCAGAAGCGTGCGCACGGCTGCGGACCTGCACAACGACCCGTCGGTGGCGATTCTCGGCTTCCCGTTCTTCACCCAGGCCCGCGACCGCCACTACGACGAAATCGAGATCCGGGCCAATGGCGTGGATCACCCCGTCGTGGAGAAGGTGTCGTTGGAGGCCACACTGCACAGCATCAACGTGGCCGACGCGTCCTGGTTGATCGGACCGGATGCGAAGCTGCCGGTCGGCATGGCCGAGAGCCGCATCATCATCGACTCCACCTATATCGGCCGGTTCATGGACATCCCGGACCTGCTGGTGGAGGCCCCGACCCGGGAGAGCAACGACTCCACCGGCGGCACCACCGAGTCGGGCATCTCCAGTCCTACGGGTGTGGTGTTCACCGGCACCCCGCGCAAGGCGGATTTCCACGAACGGGTCAGCGTGTCGGTGGACCTCGAGGTCGACGGCCCCGATCAGACGACGCTGGTGATGACGGCGACGGGGGTGCTCACCGGGCCGGGGACCGCCGACCAGGAGGTGCCCGAGGACAAGGTCGACGCGGTGCTGGCCGCGTTCTCGGGGGTGATGCCCGGACAGCGGGTGCCGTTCGGGCTGACCCCGACCGCGTGGGGGGCCCGCGGCTCCGACCTGATCATCGAGGCGATCGCCGAGGACGTCACGGTCGCGCTCACCCAGTTCAACCTGCGCTGA